From one Papio anubis isolate 15944 chromosome 12, Panubis1.0, whole genome shotgun sequence genomic stretch:
- the STT3A gene encoding dolichyl-diphosphooligosaccharide--protein glycosyltransferase subunit STT3A isoform X1: protein MTKFGFLRLSYEKQDTLLKLLILSMAAVLSFSTRLFAVLRFESVIHEFDPYFNYRTTRFLAEEGFYKFHNWFDDRAWYPLGRIIGGTIYPGLMITSAAIYHVLHFFHITIDIRNVCVFLAPLFSSFTTIVTYHLTKELKDAGAGLLAAAMIAVVPGYISRSVAGSYDNEGIAIFCMLLTYYMWIKAVKTGSICWAAKCALAYFYMVSSWGGYVFLINLIPLHVLVLMLTGRFSHRIYVAYCTVYCLGTILSMQISFVGFQPVLSSEHMAAFGVFGLCQIHAFVDYLRSKLNPQQFEVLFRSVISLVGFVLLTVGALLMLTGKISPWTGRFYSLLDPSYAKNNIPIIASVSEHQPTTWSSYYFDLQLLVFMFPVGLYYCFSNLSDARIFIIMYGVTSMYFSAVMVRLMLVLAPVMCILSGIGVSQVLSTYMKNLDISRPDKKSKKQQDSTYPIKNEVASGMILVMAFFLITYTFHSTWVTSEAYSSPSIVLSARGGDGSRIIFDDFREAYYWLRHNTPEDAKVMSWWDYGYQITAMANRTILVDNNTWNNTHISRVGQAMASTEEKAYEIMRELDVSYVLVIFGGLTGYSSDDINKFLWMVRIGGSTDTGKHIKENDYYTPTGEFRVDREGSPVLLNCLMYKMCYYRFGQVYTEAKRPPGFDRVRNAEIGNKDFELDVLEEAYTTEHWLVRIYKVKDLDNRGLSRT from the exons ATGACTAAATTCGGATTTTTGCGATTGTCCTATGAGAAGCAGGACACACTTCTGAAGCTTCTCATTCTGTCAATGGCTGCTGTAttat CTTTCTCCACTCGTCTCTTTGCTGTCCTGAGATTTGAAAGTGTTATCCATGAGTTTGATCC GTACTTTAATTATCGGACTACCAGGTTCCTGGCTGAGGAGGGGTTTTATAAATTCCATAACTGGTTTGATGACCGGGCCTGGTACCCTTTGGGACGAATCATTGGAGGAACAATTTACCCAG GTTTAATGATCACCTCTGCTGCAATCTACCATGTACTCCATTTTTTCCACATCACCATCGACATTCGGAATGTCTGTGTGTTCCTGgcccctctcttctcctccttcaccACCATCGTCACGTACCACCTTACCAAAGAGCTCAAG GATGCAGGGGCTGggcttcttgctgctgccatgatTGCTGTAGTTCCTGGATATATCTCCCGATCTGTTGCTGGCTCCTATGATAATGAAG GGATTGCCATCTTTTGCATGCTACTCACCTACTACATGTGGATCAAGGCAGTAAAGACTGGTTCCATCTGTTGGGCAGCTAAGTGTGCCCTTGCTTATTTCTACATG GTCTCGTCATGGGGAGGTTATGTGTTCCTGATCAACTTGATTCCTCTCCATGTCCTGGTGCTGATGCTCACAGGCCGTTTCTCCCACCGGATCTACGTGGCCTACTGTACTGTTTACTGCCTGGGCACTATACTTTCTATGCAGATCTCCTTTGTGGGTTTCCAG CCTGTCCTTTCATCAGAGCACATGGCAGCCTTTGGGGTCTTTGGTCTCTGCCAGATCCATGCCTTTGTGGATTACCTGCGCAGCAAGTTGAATCCACAACAATTTGAAGTTCTTTTCCGGAGTGTCATCTCTCTGGTAGGCTTTGTCCTTCTCACCGTGGGAGCTCTCCTCATGCTGACAG GAAAAATATCTCCCTGGACGGGGCGTTTCTACTCACTGCTGGATCCTTCTTACGCTAAGAACAACATCCCCATCATTGCTTCTGTGTCTGAGCATCAGCCCACAACCTGGTCCTCATACTATTTTGACCTACAGCTCCTCGTCTTCATGTTTCCAG TTGGCCTCTATTACTGCTTTAGCAACCTGTCTGATGCCCGGATTTTTATCATCATGTATGGTGTGACCAGCATGTACTTTTCAGCTGTAATG GTGCGTCTAATGCTAGTGTTGGCACCTGTTATGTGCATTCTCTCCGGCATTGGAGTCTCCCAGGTGCTATCCACATACATGAAGAATCTGGACATAAGTCGTCCAGACAAGAAGAGCAAGAAGCAACAGGATTCTACCTACCCTATTAAGAATGAA GTGGCAAGTGGAATGATACTGGTCATGGCTTTCTTTCTTATCACCTATACCTTTCATTCAACGTGGGTGACCAGTGAGGCCTACTCTTCTCCATCCATTGTACTGTCTGCCCGTGGTGGGGATGGCAGTAGGATCATATTTGATGACTTCCGAGAAGCATATTATTGGCTTCGTCACAATACTCCAGAG GATGCGAAGGTCATGTCCTGGTGGGATTATGGCTATCAGATTACAGCTATGGCAAACCGAACAATTTTAGTGGACAATAACACATGGAATAATACCCATATTTCTCGAGTAGGGCAG GCAATGGCGTCCACAGAGGAAAAAGCCTATGAGATCATGAGGGAGCTTGATGTCAGTTATGTGCTGGTCATTTTTGGAGGCCTCACTGGGTATTCCTCTGATG ataTCAACAAGTTTCTTTGGATGGTCCGGATTGGAGGGAGCACAGATACAGGCAAACATATTAAGGAGAATGACTATTATACTCCAACTGGGGAGTTCCGTGTGGACCGTGAAGGTTCTCCAGTGCTGCTCAACTGCCTCATGTACAAGATGTGTTACTACCGCTTTGGACAGGTTTACACAGAAGCCA
- the STT3A gene encoding dolichyl-diphosphooligosaccharide--protein glycosyltransferase subunit STT3A isoform X2, with protein MITSAAIYHVLHFFHITIDIRNVCVFLAPLFSSFTTIVTYHLTKELKDAGAGLLAAAMIAVVPGYISRSVAGSYDNEGIAIFCMLLTYYMWIKAVKTGSICWAAKCALAYFYMVSSWGGYVFLINLIPLHVLVLMLTGRFSHRIYVAYCTVYCLGTILSMQISFVGFQPVLSSEHMAAFGVFGLCQIHAFVDYLRSKLNPQQFEVLFRSVISLVGFVLLTVGALLMLTGKISPWTGRFYSLLDPSYAKNNIPIIASVSEHQPTTWSSYYFDLQLLVFMFPVGLYYCFSNLSDARIFIIMYGVTSMYFSAVMVRLMLVLAPVMCILSGIGVSQVLSTYMKNLDISRPDKKSKKQQDSTYPIKNEVASGMILVMAFFLITYTFHSTWVTSEAYSSPSIVLSARGGDGSRIIFDDFREAYYWLRHNTPEDAKVMSWWDYGYQITAMANRTILVDNNTWNNTHISRVGQAMASTEEKAYEIMRELDVSYVLVIFGGLTGYSSDDINKFLWMVRIGGSTDTGKHIKENDYYTPTGEFRVDREGSPVLLNCLMYKMCYYRFGQVYTEAKRPPGFDRVRNAEIGNKDFELDVLEEAYTTEHWLVRIYKVKDLDNRGLSRT; from the exons ATGATCACCTCTGCTGCAATCTACCATGTACTCCATTTTTTCCACATCACCATCGACATTCGGAATGTCTGTGTGTTCCTGgcccctctcttctcctccttcaccACCATCGTCACGTACCACCTTACCAAAGAGCTCAAG GATGCAGGGGCTGggcttcttgctgctgccatgatTGCTGTAGTTCCTGGATATATCTCCCGATCTGTTGCTGGCTCCTATGATAATGAAG GGATTGCCATCTTTTGCATGCTACTCACCTACTACATGTGGATCAAGGCAGTAAAGACTGGTTCCATCTGTTGGGCAGCTAAGTGTGCCCTTGCTTATTTCTACATG GTCTCGTCATGGGGAGGTTATGTGTTCCTGATCAACTTGATTCCTCTCCATGTCCTGGTGCTGATGCTCACAGGCCGTTTCTCCCACCGGATCTACGTGGCCTACTGTACTGTTTACTGCCTGGGCACTATACTTTCTATGCAGATCTCCTTTGTGGGTTTCCAG CCTGTCCTTTCATCAGAGCACATGGCAGCCTTTGGGGTCTTTGGTCTCTGCCAGATCCATGCCTTTGTGGATTACCTGCGCAGCAAGTTGAATCCACAACAATTTGAAGTTCTTTTCCGGAGTGTCATCTCTCTGGTAGGCTTTGTCCTTCTCACCGTGGGAGCTCTCCTCATGCTGACAG GAAAAATATCTCCCTGGACGGGGCGTTTCTACTCACTGCTGGATCCTTCTTACGCTAAGAACAACATCCCCATCATTGCTTCTGTGTCTGAGCATCAGCCCACAACCTGGTCCTCATACTATTTTGACCTACAGCTCCTCGTCTTCATGTTTCCAG TTGGCCTCTATTACTGCTTTAGCAACCTGTCTGATGCCCGGATTTTTATCATCATGTATGGTGTGACCAGCATGTACTTTTCAGCTGTAATG GTGCGTCTAATGCTAGTGTTGGCACCTGTTATGTGCATTCTCTCCGGCATTGGAGTCTCCCAGGTGCTATCCACATACATGAAGAATCTGGACATAAGTCGTCCAGACAAGAAGAGCAAGAAGCAACAGGATTCTACCTACCCTATTAAGAATGAA GTGGCAAGTGGAATGATACTGGTCATGGCTTTCTTTCTTATCACCTATACCTTTCATTCAACGTGGGTGACCAGTGAGGCCTACTCTTCTCCATCCATTGTACTGTCTGCCCGTGGTGGGGATGGCAGTAGGATCATATTTGATGACTTCCGAGAAGCATATTATTGGCTTCGTCACAATACTCCAGAG GATGCGAAGGTCATGTCCTGGTGGGATTATGGCTATCAGATTACAGCTATGGCAAACCGAACAATTTTAGTGGACAATAACACATGGAATAATACCCATATTTCTCGAGTAGGGCAG GCAATGGCGTCCACAGAGGAAAAAGCCTATGAGATCATGAGGGAGCTTGATGTCAGTTATGTGCTGGTCATTTTTGGAGGCCTCACTGGGTATTCCTCTGATG ataTCAACAAGTTTCTTTGGATGGTCCGGATTGGAGGGAGCACAGATACAGGCAAACATATTAAGGAGAATGACTATTATACTCCAACTGGGGAGTTCCGTGTGGACCGTGAAGGTTCTCCAGTGCTGCTCAACTGCCTCATGTACAAGATGTGTTACTACCGCTTTGGACAGGTTTACACAGAAGCCA